In one window of Corynebacterium mycetoides DNA:
- a CDS encoding phosphoribosyl-ATP diphosphatase gives MKNFDELFAELSDKAASRPAGSGTVKALDSGEHYIGKKIIEEAGEVWIAAEYQSDVELAEEMSQLLYWTQVMMLKRGLTLDDVYKYL, from the coding sequence GTGAAAAACTTCGATGAACTGTTTGCCGAGCTCTCCGACAAAGCCGCCTCCCGGCCCGCCGGCTCCGGGACCGTGAAGGCGCTGGACAGCGGCGAGCATTACATCGGCAAGAAGATCATCGAGGAGGCGGGCGAGGTGTGGATCGCCGCCGAATACCAGTCCGACGTGGAGCTCGCCGAGGAAATGAGCCAGCTGCTCTACTGGACGCAGGTGATGATGCTCAAGCGCGGCCTCACCTTGGACGACGTGTACAAGTACCTCTAA
- a CDS encoding undecaprenyl-diphosphate phosphatase, which yields MNIPTDAEPMSWLQVIVLSVVQGLTEFLPVSSSGHLRIVSELFWGEDAGASFTAVIQLGTELAVLVFFAREIWRILTGWFAGLFNADKRGFDYRMGWMVIVGTIPVALLGVLLKDLIRENFRNLWITATVLILFSLVFILAERRGTKSRGYEELTMKDAIIMGLWQSLALIPGVSRSGGTISGGLFLNLDREVATRFSFLLAIPAVLASGLFSLPDAFAPQAGQAATGMQLLVGSGIAFVLGYISIAWLLKFVANHSFAWFAAYRIPLGLLVMVLLTTGVMSPL from the coding sequence ATGAACATCCCAACTGATGCCGAACCGATGAGCTGGCTCCAGGTGATCGTCCTGTCCGTGGTGCAGGGGTTGACGGAGTTTCTGCCGGTCTCCTCCTCGGGTCATCTTCGCATTGTCTCAGAGCTGTTCTGGGGAGAGGATGCGGGCGCGAGCTTCACCGCCGTCATCCAGCTCGGCACCGAGCTCGCCGTGCTCGTGTTCTTCGCCAGGGAGATCTGGCGGATCCTCACCGGGTGGTTCGCCGGGTTGTTCAACGCGGACAAGCGCGGCTTCGACTACCGCATGGGGTGGATGGTCATCGTCGGCACCATCCCCGTCGCCCTGCTGGGTGTGCTGCTCAAGGACCTCATCCGTGAAAACTTCCGCAACCTGTGGATCACCGCCACGGTGCTGATTCTCTTCTCGCTCGTGTTCATCCTGGCGGAGCGCCGCGGCACAAAGAGCCGCGGGTACGAGGAGTTGACCATGAAGGACGCGATCATCATGGGCCTGTGGCAGAGCCTAGCGCTCATCCCCGGGGTGTCGCGTTCCGGCGGCACAATCTCGGGCGGCCTGTTCCTCAACCTCGACCGCGAGGTGGCCACCCGGTTCAGCTTCCTGCTGGCCATCCCCGCCGTGCTCGCCTCCGGCCTGTTCTCGCTTCCCGACGCCTTCGCCCCCCAGGCCGGCCAGGCCGCGACCGGAATGCAGCTGCTCGTCGGCAGCGGCATCGCGTTCGTGCTGGGGTACATCTCCATCGCCTGGCTGCTGAAGTTCGTGGCCAACCACTCGTTTGCCTGGTTCGCCGCCTACCGGATCCCGCTGGGTCTGCTCGTCATGGTGCTGCTCACCACCGGCGTCATGAGCCCGCTCTAA
- the aspA gene encoding aspartate ammonia-lyase — MATRIEEDLLGTLEVPSDVYYGVHTLRAVDNFRISGTKINDLPDFIRGMVQVKKAAALANRRLHVLPKSKAEAIMWACDEIIVNGRCLDQFPVDVYQGGAGTSVNMNVNEVVANLALEYLGKDKGSYDVINPNDDVNMSQSTNDAYPTGFRLGLYYSVQGLLTQLDELQKALRAKGDEFNDILKMGRTQLQDAVPMTLGQEFTAFGANLAEEQRTISTAANALLEINLGATAIGTGINTPSGYRDQAVAALREVTGLDIQASPDLIEATSDTGGYVMMHSAIKRAAMKLSKICNDLRLLSSGPRAGLNEINLPERQAGSSIMPAKVNPVIPEVVNQVCFKVFGNDVTVSMAAEAGQLQLNVMEPVIAQSLFGSVKLLTNAAATLREKCVTGITANREVCEGYVANSIGIITYLNPLIGHHNGDLVGKEAARTGRGVREIVLEKGLLSEEELDRALSKQNLMHPEFRGKLYLDDAEA, encoded by the coding sequence ATGGCGACTCGAATCGAAGAAGACCTTCTCGGAACCCTGGAAGTGCCCTCCGACGTGTACTACGGAGTACACACGCTGAGGGCGGTGGACAATTTCCGCATCTCGGGAACCAAGATCAATGATCTCCCCGATTTCATCCGCGGCATGGTGCAGGTGAAGAAGGCGGCGGCGCTTGCTAATCGACGCCTCCACGTCCTGCCGAAGTCCAAAGCGGAGGCAATCATGTGGGCCTGTGACGAGATCATCGTCAACGGCCGGTGCCTCGATCAATTCCCCGTGGATGTCTACCAGGGCGGCGCCGGCACGTCCGTGAACATGAACGTCAACGAGGTCGTCGCCAATCTCGCGCTCGAGTACCTCGGCAAAGACAAGGGCTCCTACGACGTCATTAACCCCAACGACGACGTCAACATGTCGCAGTCCACCAACGACGCGTACCCCACCGGTTTCCGCCTCGGGCTCTACTACTCGGTCCAGGGCCTGCTCACGCAGCTCGACGAGCTGCAAAAGGCGCTCCGCGCGAAGGGAGACGAATTCAACGACATCCTGAAGATGGGCCGTACCCAGCTGCAGGACGCCGTGCCCATGACCCTGGGCCAGGAGTTCACCGCCTTCGGCGCCAACCTGGCCGAGGAGCAGCGCACCATCTCGACCGCGGCGAACGCGCTGCTGGAGATCAACCTCGGAGCCACCGCCATCGGCACCGGCATCAACACCCCGAGCGGCTACCGCGACCAGGCTGTCGCCGCGCTGCGCGAAGTCACCGGGCTCGACATCCAGGCCTCGCCCGACCTCATCGAGGCCACCTCGGACACCGGCGGGTACGTGATGATGCACTCCGCGATCAAGCGGGCGGCCATGAAGCTGTCCAAGATCTGCAACGATCTGCGCCTGCTGTCCTCCGGGCCGCGAGCGGGACTCAACGAGATCAACCTGCCGGAGCGCCAGGCCGGGTCGTCGATAATGCCCGCGAAGGTCAACCCCGTCATCCCCGAGGTGGTCAACCAGGTGTGCTTCAAGGTGTTCGGTAACGACGTCACGGTTTCCATGGCCGCCGAGGCCGGCCAGTTGCAGCTCAACGTGATGGAGCCGGTGATCGCGCAGTCGCTGTTCGGTTCCGTCAAGCTGCTCACCAACGCCGCGGCGACGCTGCGGGAGAAGTGCGTCACGGGTATCACCGCCAACCGAGAGGTGTGCGAGGGCTATGTGGCAAACTCCATCGGCATCATCACCTACCTCAACCCGCTCATCGGCCACCACAACGGCGACTTGGTGGGCAAGGAGGCCGCGCGTACCGGGCGGGGCGTGAGAGAAATCGTTCTGGAAAAGGGGCTGCTCTCCGAAGAGGAGCTCGACCGGGCGTTGAGCAAACAGAACCTCATGCACCCCGAGTTCCGAGGCAAGCTCTACCTCGACGACGCGGAGGCATAG
- a CDS encoding HAD family hydrolase, whose protein sequence is MSPEAIFWDMDGTLVDTEPLWGIATYELSERLGRRLTPQLREKTIGGSFANTLSVAAGHAGVDLGEGDYARHKRWMYARMAELLAGNLEPNPGVRGLLTSLKDTGIPMLVTTNTERELADACIDAVGREFFVDSITGDEVDNPKPAPDMYLEAARRVGHEPADCLVFEDSWAGMSAAAAAGCRVLGLADEVPAGVTAFDPADFVGATAPDVLQLYADLANA, encoded by the coding sequence GTGTCGCCCGAAGCCATCTTCTGGGACATGGACGGCACGCTGGTCGACACGGAGCCGCTGTGGGGGATCGCCACCTACGAGCTTTCGGAGAGGCTGGGCCGCAGGCTCACCCCCCAGCTGCGCGAAAAGACGATCGGTGGCAGCTTCGCCAACACGTTAAGCGTCGCCGCCGGCCACGCCGGGGTCGACCTCGGCGAGGGAGACTACGCGCGTCACAAGCGCTGGATGTATGCGCGCATGGCCGAGCTGCTTGCCGGCAACCTCGAGCCGAACCCGGGGGTCCGCGGCCTCCTGACCTCCCTCAAAGACACCGGAATCCCGATGCTCGTGACCACCAACACCGAGCGCGAACTTGCCGACGCCTGTATCGACGCGGTCGGACGCGAGTTCTTCGTGGATTCGATCACCGGCGACGAGGTGGACAACCCCAAGCCGGCCCCCGACATGTACCTGGAGGCCGCGCGCCGGGTGGGCCACGAGCCCGCCGACTGCCTCGTGTTCGAGGACTCGTGGGCGGGGATGAGCGCGGCCGCCGCGGCGGGGTGCCGGGTGCTGGGGCTCGCGGACGAGGTTCCTGCCGGCGTCACCGCCTTCGACCCGGCAGACTTCGTGGGCGCGACCGCCCCGGATGTCCTGCAACTGTACGCGGATCTTGCCAACGCTTAG
- a CDS encoding anaerobic C4-dicarboxylate transporter: MLLAVHILILLGAIVLGARMGSIAIGFAGGLGVLLLGVTGMTVTAEDIPFDVIGIIMCVIAAISAMQLAGGMDYLVYLAEKFLRRNPRRITYYAPIVTWLMTTLAGTGHTAFSTLPVIVEVSKEGDVRPSRPLSVAVIASQMAIVASPISAAVVFMASIVEPLGVGYLQLLAVMIPATFLAIFPTAWVANRLGKELHSDPVYLERRAAGEVSVPDAQSAYSAPRGARASVGIFVAAIVAVIIYATLISEQVGLVAEPTVPRNEAIMAIMLTTATIILLVARSRAVEILGTQVFRSGMSASVCVLGVAWLGTTFINHYIEDIKAVSGSVLQAQPWLLAVVLFFAASLLYSQAATTKALMPAALAIGVSPLTAVAAFPAVSALFVLPTYPTLLAAVEMDDTGSTRIGKYVFDHPFIVPGVICITVSVLLGYGIGTLVP, encoded by the coding sequence TTGTTGCTCGCGGTCCACATCCTCATACTGCTGGGCGCCATCGTTCTCGGCGCCCGGATGGGTTCCATCGCCATCGGTTTCGCCGGCGGCCTGGGCGTCTTGCTGCTCGGGGTAACCGGCATGACCGTCACGGCCGAGGACATCCCGTTTGACGTCATCGGCATCATCATGTGCGTCATCGCCGCGATCTCCGCGATGCAGCTGGCGGGCGGCATGGACTACCTCGTCTACCTCGCGGAGAAGTTCCTTAGGCGCAACCCTCGGCGCATCACGTACTACGCCCCGATTGTCACGTGGCTGATGACAACGCTGGCGGGAACCGGCCACACCGCCTTTTCGACGCTGCCGGTCATCGTCGAGGTTTCCAAGGAAGGCGACGTGCGCCCGTCGCGCCCGCTCTCCGTCGCGGTCATTGCCTCGCAAATGGCCATCGTCGCTTCCCCCATCTCCGCCGCCGTCGTGTTCATGGCCTCGATCGTGGAGCCGCTCGGGGTGGGCTACCTGCAGCTTTTGGCGGTCATGATCCCGGCGACGTTCCTCGCGATTTTCCCCACCGCCTGGGTGGCGAACCGGCTGGGTAAGGAACTGCACTCAGACCCCGTCTACCTGGAGCGCAGGGCGGCGGGCGAGGTGAGTGTCCCGGACGCGCAGTCCGCCTACAGTGCCCCACGCGGCGCCCGGGCGTCCGTCGGGATCTTTGTCGCGGCCATCGTCGCGGTGATCATCTACGCCACGCTCATCTCGGAGCAGGTGGGGCTGGTCGCCGAGCCGACCGTCCCGCGCAACGAGGCGATCATGGCGATTATGCTCACCACCGCCACGATCATCTTGCTCGTCGCACGCAGCCGCGCTGTGGAGATCCTGGGCACCCAGGTGTTCCGCTCCGGGATGTCCGCGTCGGTGTGCGTCCTCGGCGTGGCGTGGCTTGGCACGACGTTTATCAACCACTACATCGAGGACATCAAGGCCGTTTCCGGGTCCGTGCTCCAGGCCCAGCCGTGGCTGCTGGCCGTGGTGCTGTTCTTCGCGGCCTCGCTGCTGTACTCCCAGGCCGCGACCACCAAGGCCCTCATGCCGGCCGCGCTCGCTATCGGGGTGAGCCCGCTGACGGCCGTCGCCGCGTTCCCCGCGGTCTCCGCGCTGTTCGTGCTTCCGACGTACCCCACCCTTCTCGCCGCGGTGGAGATGGACGACACGGGCTCGACCCGTATCGGCAAATACGTCTTTGACCACCCGTTCATCGTTCCGGGCGTCATCTGCATCACGGTGTCCGTGCTCCTCGGGTACGGAATCGGGACGCTTGTACCGTAG
- the hisG gene encoding ATP phosphoribosyltransferase has translation MIKVAVPNKGSLSEKAVEVLREAGYKGRGVNKALNVIDEDNGVEFYFLRPKDIAIYVAQGHLDLGITGRDLAADSRANVEEVMSLGFGSSTFRFAAPAGQQWAVEDLAGARIATSYPHLVTDYLAERSIVPAEVIRLDGAVEIAIKLGVADAIADVVSTGATLRQQGLAPFGEPIVGSEAVVIRRRGNAGGPEHDVLLERIRGILNAQNFLMVDYNIAREHLDAAAAITPGITGPTVSPLSRDGWVAVRAMVPRKKANQTMDQLAAVGAEGILATELRIARL, from the coding sequence ATGATCAAGGTTGCTGTGCCCAACAAGGGCTCACTGTCCGAGAAGGCGGTCGAGGTTCTGCGCGAAGCCGGATACAAGGGGCGTGGGGTGAACAAGGCGCTCAACGTCATCGACGAGGACAACGGCGTCGAGTTCTACTTCCTGCGCCCGAAGGATATCGCGATCTACGTGGCGCAGGGCCACCTCGACTTGGGCATCACCGGCCGCGATCTCGCCGCGGACTCGCGCGCCAATGTCGAGGAAGTCATGTCGCTAGGGTTCGGCTCGTCCACTTTCCGCTTCGCCGCCCCGGCGGGGCAGCAGTGGGCGGTGGAGGATCTGGCGGGCGCACGCATCGCCACCTCGTACCCGCACCTTGTCACCGACTACCTCGCCGAGCGGTCCATCGTTCCCGCCGAGGTGATCCGCCTTGACGGGGCCGTCGAGATCGCCATCAAGCTCGGCGTGGCCGACGCCATCGCGGACGTCGTGTCCACGGGCGCGACGCTGCGGCAGCAGGGCCTCGCTCCCTTCGGCGAGCCCATCGTCGGCAGCGAGGCCGTGGTGATCCGCCGCCGCGGCAACGCGGGAGGCCCCGAGCACGACGTGCTCCTCGAGCGCATCCGCGGCATCCTCAACGCGCAGAACTTCCTCATGGTGGACTACAACATCGCCCGCGAGCACCTCGACGCGGCCGCCGCCATCACCCCCGGCATCACCGGGCCGACGGTGTCGCCGCTCTCGCGCGACGGCTGGGTCGCGGTGCGCGCGATGGTGCCGCGCAAGAAGGCGAACCAGACGATGGATCAGCTCGCGGCCGTGGGCGCGGAGGGGATTTTGGCCACAGAGCTGCGAATCGCCAGGCTCTAG
- the mshC gene encoding cysteine--1-D-myo-inosityl 2-amino-2-deoxy-alpha-D-glucopyranoside ligase — MHSWPAPEVPEVSCTPVELALFDTADQAVKRVDVTPDANGEVGMYVCGITPYDSTHLGHAATYLTFDLVQRQLIANGHKVHYVQNITDVDDPLFERAERDGVDWRELGQQQIDLFRSDMTVLGIIPPRDYIGAIEAVPEVVEMVRTLSASGAAYEIDHGDIYASIDATDHFGYASNYTRAEMEEAFAERGGDPQREGKRDTLDALVWRGRREGEPAWESPFGPGRPGWHIECSAIATNRLGPSFAIQGGGSDLAFPHHEFSAAHAEAAYGIPRMAGHYVHAGMIALDGVKMSKSLGNLVFVHKLTEQGHEPSAIRLALFADHYRSDREFSDEVLTAAEERLARWREALTKEVPAGDAAAVVDKLRAALANDLDTPEALRIVDGAAGDNGGMIARALDGLLGVRV, encoded by the coding sequence ATGCATTCTTGGCCCGCCCCCGAGGTTCCTGAGGTGTCCTGCACCCCAGTCGAGCTCGCCCTCTTCGATACCGCCGACCAAGCAGTCAAGCGTGTCGACGTCACCCCCGACGCCAACGGCGAGGTGGGCATGTACGTCTGCGGTATCACCCCGTACGACTCGACGCACTTGGGTCACGCGGCCACCTACCTCACCTTCGACCTCGTCCAGCGCCAGCTCATCGCCAACGGCCACAAGGTCCATTACGTCCAGAACATCACCGACGTGGACGACCCGCTGTTCGAGCGGGCCGAGCGCGACGGCGTGGATTGGCGCGAACTGGGCCAGCAGCAGATTGACCTGTTCCGCTCGGACATGACCGTGCTGGGGATTATCCCCCCGCGCGACTACATCGGGGCGATCGAGGCCGTGCCCGAGGTCGTGGAGATGGTGCGCACTTTGTCCGCTTCCGGCGCGGCCTACGAGATCGACCACGGTGACATCTACGCCTCCATCGACGCCACCGACCACTTCGGGTACGCCTCGAACTACACCCGCGCCGAGATGGAGGAGGCCTTCGCCGAGCGCGGCGGGGATCCGCAGCGCGAGGGCAAGCGCGACACACTCGACGCTTTGGTCTGGCGTGGCCGCCGCGAGGGCGAGCCCGCCTGGGAGTCGCCCTTCGGCCCGGGCCGGCCCGGCTGGCACATCGAGTGTTCGGCGATCGCCACCAACCGTCTCGGCCCGAGCTTCGCCATCCAGGGCGGGGGATCGGACTTGGCGTTCCCGCATCACGAGTTCTCCGCGGCCCACGCGGAGGCGGCCTACGGGATCCCGCGCATGGCCGGCCACTATGTGCACGCCGGCATGATCGCGCTGGACGGCGTGAAGATGTCGAAGTCCCTGGGGAACCTGGTGTTCGTGCACAAACTCACAGAACAGGGCCACGAGCCGTCGGCGATCCGCCTGGCGCTGTTCGCCGACCACTACCGCAGCGACCGCGAGTTCTCGGACGAGGTCCTCACCGCGGCCGAAGAGCGGCTCGCGCGCTGGCGGGAGGCGCTGACCAAGGAGGTTCCCGCCGGCGACGCCGCCGCGGTCGTCGATAAGCTTCGTGCCGCCCTGGCCAACGACCTGGACACGCCTGAGGCCCTGCGGATCGTCGACGGGGCCGCAGGCGACAACGGCGGGATGATCGCGCGCGCTCTGGACGGTCTGCTGGGCGTGCGCGTCTAA